In Acanthochromis polyacanthus isolate Apoly-LR-REF ecotype Palm Island chromosome 24, KAUST_Apoly_ChrSc, whole genome shotgun sequence, the DNA window CTTCGCTGGTCCGTAGTCCTTCATGGTCTGTAGTCCTTCATGGTCTGTAGTCCTTCActggtctgtagtccttcactggtctgtagtccttcatggtctgtagtccttcatggtctgtagtccttcactggtctgtagtccttcaTGGTCTGTTGTCCTTCATGGTCTGTAGTCCTTCGctggtctgtagtccttcaCTGGTCCGTAGTCCTTCATGGTCTGTGATCCTTCAGGGTCTGTAGTCCTTCActggtctgtagtccttcatggtctgtagtccttcatggtctgtagtccttcagagtctgtagttcttcactggtctgtagtccttcaCTGGTCTGTAATCCTTTAGGGTCTGCAGTCCTTCAGGACCACTGGTCTGTAGTGCTTCTCTGGTCCGCAGTCCTTCAGAGTCTGTGGTCCTTCACTGGTCTGTGGTCCTTCAGGGTCTGTGGTCCTTCAGGGTCTGTGGTCCTTCACTCGTCTGTGGTTCTTCAGGGTCTGTAGTCCTTCACTTCTCTGTAGTCCTTCTCTGGTCCGCAGTCCTTCAGGGTCTGTATTCTGTCACTGGTCTCCATCCAtacattctctatacaccgctttatcctcactggggtcatggggggtgctggagtctatcccagctgactcaggtgaaggcaggggacaccctggacaggtcaccagtctgtcacagggctacatatacagacacacaatcacactcatattcacacctacggacaatttagagtaaccaattaacctcagcatgtttttggactgtgggaggaagccggagtacccggagaaaacccacgcatgcacagggagaacatgcaaactccatgcagaaagatcccagacccaggccgggatttgaaccgggatcttcttgctgcaaggcgaaagtgccaaccactataccactgtgcagcccctgtcACTGGTCTATTTACGTAACTCTTTCTGATGATGTCACATCTCCCATCATGCAGTGGTGCAGTGGATGCTCGGCCTTGTTGACActgaaggacacacacacacacacgcacacacacagtaaactgcagtgtgtgttaATCTGGATTGAGCAGACGGACGAGGTTGGTTGAACGATaatctccacacacacacacacacacacacacacacacacacacacacacacacacacacacacacacacacacacacacacacacacacacacacacacagagttgtgTTTATCTGCAGACACACTCTGTCTACAGACCTGAACCAGCTGTGTCTACCTGTATGACAGACATTCAGTCAGAATGAGGCTGAGGACAGGGATCGACCAATCATTGAGGCTGTAGCAGCGTAGCCTGGTTCTAAAGTCAGACAGACTTTACCCTGTTCTACCTGATAAACAACCCTAATATAACAACAAACAGGGCGGCTgaggatcaggtggtagagcgggtcgtccaatcatcaaagggtcggcggttcgattcccgctctcgcctagtcatgtgctgttgtgtccttgggaaagacacttaacccaccttgcctccagtgctcttcactggtgtgtgaatgcgtgtgaatgttggtggtggtcagaggggctgTAGGCGccgattggcagccacgcttctgtctgccccagagtgagaatgtgtgagcgtatggttgaatggaagcaattgttgtataagcgctttgagtactctgatgagtagtaaagcactatataagagcaagtccattcacacaacaaacatcaccacaaacatcatcacaaacatcacaaacatcaacacaaaaatcacaaacatcaacacaaacatcacaaacatcaacgcaaacatcacaaacatcaccacaaacatcacaaacatcaacacaaaaatcacaaacatcaacacaaacatcaccacaaacatcacaagcatcaccacaaacatcgtcacaaaatcacaaacatcaacacaaacatcacaaacatcaccacaaacatcacaagcatcaccacaaacatcgtcacaaaatcacaaacatcaacacaaacatcacaaacatcaacacaaaaatcagagacatcacaaacatcacaagcatcacaaacatcatcacaagcatcaacacaaaaatcacaaacatcatcacaaacatcaatacaaaaatcacaaacaacacaaatatcaCAGACATCATCACAAACGTCATCACAAGCATCACAAACGTCATCACAGGTatcacaaacatcaacacaaaaatcacaaacaacacaaacatcaacacaaacatcacagacatcatcacaaacatcacaaacatcaccacaaacatcaacacaactttcacaaacatcaacacaaaaacacaaacatcaacacaaacatcacaaacatcatcacaaacatcaatacaaacatcacaaacatcaacacaaacatcaaaaacatcaacacaaacatcaccacgaacatcacaaacatcaacacaaacatcacaaacatcatcacaaacatcaccacaaacatcacagacatcacaaatatcacaaacatcacaaacatcatcacaaacatcaacacaaaatcacagacatcatcacaaacatcacAGACATCACAAACTTCAcagacatcatcacaaacatcatcacaaacatcaacacaaaaatcacagacatcatcacaaacatcaccacaaacatgACAGTCATCACCACAAACATcgcaaacatcaacacaaaaatcacaaacaatacaaaaatcacaaacaacacaaaaatcacaaacatcaacacaaacatcacaaacatcatcacaaacatcaacacaaacatcacaaacatcaacacaaaaatcacaaacatcatcacaaacatcaacacaaaaatcacaggcatcatcacaaacatcatcacaaacatcacaaacatcaacacaaaaatcacagacatcatcacaaacatcaccacaaacatgACAGTCAtcaccacaaacatcacaaacatcagCACAAACATcgcaaacatcaacacaaaaatcacaaacaatacaaaaatcacaaacaacacaaaaatcacaaacatcaacacaaacatcacaaacatcatcacaaacatcaacacaaacatcacaaacatcaacacaaaaattacaaacatcaccacaaacatcacaaacatcaacacaaacatcacaagcatcaacacaaaaatcacaaacatcaacacaaacatcaacacaaacatcacaaacatgaacacaaaaatcacaaacatcaacacaaaaatcacaaacatcACATACATCAATACAAtcatcacaaacatcaacacaaacatcacaaacatcaacacaaaaatcacaaacatcatcacaaacatcatcgcaaacatcacaaacatcaacacaaacatcacaaatatcaacacaaaaatcacaaacatcatcacaaacatcaacacaaacatcacaaacatcaacacaaaaatcacaaacatcaacacaaacatcacaaacatcatcacaaacatcaacacaaacatcacaaacatcaacacaaaaatcacaaacatcatcacaaacatcatcgcaaacatcatcacaaacatcacaaacatcacagACAACATTACAAACTTCAGACATCACAATCATctccacaaacatcacaatcaacacaaaaatcacagacatcatcacaaacatcatcacaaacatcacaaacatcacaaacatcaacacaaaaatcacaaacatcatcgcaaacatcatcacaaacatcacaaacatcacaaacatcaacacaaaaatcacaaacatcaacaaaaacatcacaaacatcatcacaaacatcagcacaaacaacacaaaaatcacaaacatcaacacaaacatcacaaacatcatcacaaacatcaacaaGAACATCAATACAAACAccaccacaaacatcacaaacaaaaatacaaacatcacaaacattaCCACAAACATCACAATCATCACAAACATAATCACAAACATCAgcacaaacatcacaaacatcaacacaaacatcacaaacatcaacacaaaaatcacaaacatcaccgcaaacatcatcacaaacatcacaaacatcacagACAACATTACAAACTTCAGACATCACAATcatctacacaaacatcacaaaaatcaacacaaaaatcacagacatcatcacaaacatcatTACAAACATCACAATTAtcaccacaaacatcacaaacatcacagACAACATTACAAACTTCAGACATCACAATcatctacacaaacatcacaaaaatcaacacaaaaatcacagacatcatcacaaacatcatTACAAACATCACAATTAtcaccacaaacatcacaaacatcaacacaaaaatcacaaacatcaacaaaaacatcacaaacatcatcacaaacatcagcacaaacaacacaaaaatcacaaacatcaacacgaacatcacaaacatcatcacaaacatcaacaaGAACATCAATACAAACAccaccacaaacatcacaaacaaaaatacaaacatcacaaacattaCCACAAACATCACAATCATCACAAACATAATCACAAACATCTGCACAAACATCACATACATCAatacaaacatcacaaacatcaacacaaacatcacagaCATCATCACAtacatcaacacaaacatcacaaacatcatcacaaacatcacaaacatcacagACAACATCACAAACTTCAGACATCACAATCATCTCCACAAGcatcacaaacatcaacacaaaaatcacagacatcatcacaaacatcatTACAAACATCACAATCAtcaccacaaacatcacaaacatcaacacaaaaatcacaaacatcatcacaaacatcacaaacatcaacacaaaaatcacaaacatcaacaaaaacatcacaaacatcatcacaaatatcagcacaaacaacacaaaaatcacaaacatcaacacaaacatcacaaacatcatcacaaacatcaccacaaacatcatcacaaaacatcacaaacatcatcacaaacatcaccacaaacatcatcacaaaacatcacaatcatcatcacaaacaacacaaacaccacCACAACCATCGACACAAACATCAATACAAACATCACAAACCTCAAtacaaacatcatcacaaacatcaaaaacaacacaaacaccaccacaaacatcaacacaaacatcacaaacctCAAtacaaacatcatcacaaacatcaaaaacaacacaaacatcacaaacatcaatacaaacatcaacacaaacatcacaaacatcaacacaaacaacacaaacatcaccacaaacaacacaaatatactTACTGATCCCAATGAACCGATCAGTAAACAGTCCTGATGCCATATGACCCTCTGACATCACCGCTCCTGTTCCACCTGTAATAATGCTGATTGTTCCTGCTGTTCATAGAGAACACTGAGAACATGTTACTGATGTTCTCCATACTGTAGGTCCATCAGTGATCCTGAATGAGGATGAGGAGCTCCTCAGGTCTACCAGTGATCCTGTTAAGGTAATCGGCTGGAGAGGACCTGTTTGATGGCATTAACTAGAACCTTTCACTGGTTCCACAGCTCATGTTCCACTGACCAGCTCTAGTTCACATCTGATGTTCCACTGCAGCCAGGAAACACTGCTTCTGAGTTTGAGGGGGGTTCCAGCGTCCTTTAGGGGGTTCTagggttttttttcagtatgTTCTAGGGGTTCTTTCAGTATGTTCTAGGATGTTCTTTCAGCATGTTCTAGAGGTTCTTTCAGTACATTCTAGGGGTTCTTTCTGTACGTTCTAGGATGTTCTTTCAGCATGTTCTAGGGGTTCTTTCAGTGTGTTGTAGGGGTTCTTTCAGTACATTCCAGGGGTTCTTTCAGTACGTTCTGGAGCTTCTTACAGTATGTTCTAAGGGTCTTCAGTGAGTTAATCCTTCAGTGAGATTTAAATTGTTTCTGGCTCGTAAAGGTTTCTGGGCTCGAGGTTCCAGGTCCAGGATGGTTCTGGACTGAGGTTCTGAGGGGTCCACATAGGGGACGgctgtcagccaatcagagagcaggaTAGTGTGCTCCATGAGGAAACAGCTGATGAAAAGTGAAACTGGAGGTGATGCAGAGCTGCTGCCCCTCCCGCTCCTCTCAGCCTGAATGTAGGTCATCAGCCGGGGGCGGGGCCAAGCACAAGAGGATTATAAAGATGACATTCAGAGGGGGAAGGGAGGATGAGCTGCTCTGTAGGACACAATAACTCTGTCCCCCATGTCCCCCGTGTCCCCAGGCCTCATCCTTCTCTTCTACCTGATCTTCTACCTGTTCCTGGCTGGGATGTTTGCTCTCACCATGTACATCATGCTGCTGACACTGGACGACTACAAGCCCACCTGGCAGGACCGCCTGGCCACCCCAGGTGAGACGAGCAAATGCACCACAGGGGTTAACTACGCACTAACCACAGGGTCAACCACCagccacagggttaaccaccaaccatagggttaaccaccaaccacacgGTTAGccactaaccacagagttaaccactaaccgcagggttaaccaccaaccacagagttaaccactaaCAACAGAGTTAACTACCCAATAACTACAGGGATTtaccaccaaccacagagttaactACCAACCATAGGGTAAACCACTAACAACAGAGTTAACCATCAACCACATGGTTAGCCAcgaaccacagggttaaccactaaccatagagttaaccactaaccacagggttaaccactaaccacagggttaaccactaaccacagggttaaccacgaaccacagggttaaccaccaaccacagagttaaccaccaaccacagggttaaccaccaaccatAGAGTTAACCACCagccacagggttaaccaccaaccacagagttaaccaccaaccacagggttaaccaccaaccatagagttaaccaccaaccatagagttaaccactaaccacagagttaaccaccagccacagagttaaccaccaaccacagggttaaccaccaaccatagagttaaccaccaaccacagagttaaccaccaaccacagggttaaccaccaaccatagagttaaccaccaaccacagggttaaccaccaaccatagagttaaccaccaaccacagagttaaccaccaaccacagggttaaccaccaaccatAGAGTTAACCACCagccacagggttaaccactaaccacagagttaaccactaaccacaggcTTAACCACCAGCCACAGGGTTACCCACTAACCATAGAGTTAACCACTAACCATAGAGTTAACCACCAGCCACAGGGTTACCCACTAACCCCAGAGTTAACCACTAACCATAGAGTTAACCACCAGCCACAGGGTTACCCACTAACCCCAGAGTTAACCACTAATcacagagttaaccactaaccacagggttaaccaccagCCACACGATTACccactaaccacagagttaaccaccaaccacagagttaactACTAATCACAGAGTTAACCATCGGCCACACGGTTAGCCAcgaaccacagggttaaccaccaaccacagagttaaccactaaccacagagttaaccaccagCCACAGGGTTACccactaaccacagagttaaccactaaccacagggttaaccaccagCCACACGATTACccactaaccacagagttaaccaccaaccacagagttaactACTAATCACAGAGTTAACCATCAGCCACACGGTTAGCCAcgaaccacagggttaaccaccaaccacagggttaaccaccaaccacagagttaaccactaaccacagggttaaccaccaaccacagggttaaccaccaaccacagagttaaccaccaaccacagggttaaccaccaaccacagagttaaccactaaccacagagttaaccaccaaccacagagttaaccaccaaccacagggttaaccaccaaccacagggttaaccaccaaccacagagttaaccacaagccacagggttaaccaccaaccacagagttaaccactaaccacagagttaaccaccagccacagggttaaccaccaaccacagagttaaccaccaaccacagagttaaccaccaaccacagggttaaccactagCCATAGACTTAACCACTAACCATAGACTTAACCACCAACCATagggttaaccactaaccatagggttaaccaccaaccacagggttaaccactagCCATAGACTTAACCACTAACCATAGACTTAACCACCAACCATagggttaaccactaaccacagggttacccactaaccacagagttaaccactagccacagggttaaccactaaccatagacttaaccactaaccacagggttaaccaccaaccacagagttaaccaccaaccacagggttaaccaccagccacagggttaaccactagCCATAGACTTAACCACTAACCATAGACTTAACCACTAACCATAGGGTTAACCACCagccacagggttaaccactaaccatAGACTTAACCACTAACCATAGacttaaccaccaaccacagggttaaccactagccacagggttaaccactaaccacagggttaaccaccaaccaaAGAGTTAACCACTAACCAGATCTTAACCATAACAGAGGACTAGGTTAACTTCAAGCCACTAATGATGGGTGAGACAAGCTGTGCCTTGGTAACGAGGCAGTCCCTGATTGGTTAATAAGGCTCAGTCGCTGATTGGTTAATGAGGCTCAGTCATTGATTAGTTAATAAGGCTCAGTCACTAATGGGTTAATGATACTCAATCTCTGATTGGTTCAAACACTGATCAGTTGAGCTGATCAGTGTTTGAACTAGTATAGAAACCAGTGagatccagtagaaccagtataaAAACCAGTGGaatccagtagaaccagtatagGAACCAGTCCAGTGTCTGGAGCTACTGGAAGATCATTTGTGACCTTCAACTGATTGGTTCTTTCCCTGCCTttcctgctctgattggtccctTTCCTGCCTCTCCGGCTCTGATTGGTCCCTTTCCTGCCTCTCCGGCTCTGATTGGTCCCTTCCCTGCCTctcctgctctgattggtccctTTCCTGCCTCTCCGGCTCTGATTGGTCCCTTCCCTGCCTctcctgctctgattggtccctTTCCTGCCTCTCCGGCTCTGATTGGTTGCCTCCTGTTTCAGGGATGATGATTCGTCCTAAAGGAGACCAGCTGGAGATCACCTTCTCCGTGTCCAGCACTGAGAGCTGGGACGGCCTGGTCACCAACCTCAACTCCTTCCTGTCTCGTAAGAACCACATTTAATCAATGAGTGCTGTGATTGGACGATTGTTTACCTGTCTcactctctacctgtctgtctgtctgtctgcagcctACAATGACAGCTATCAGGTCCAGACCAACGATAACTGTCCTCCTGATCAGTACTTCATCCAGGAGGACAGCGGAGaggtaacctgtctgtctctacctgtctgtctctacctgtctctctttcacctctctttctctctgtacctgtctccccctctgacctgtctttctctctctaccTTCTCCAGGTGAGGAACAACCCCAAGCGTTCCTGTCAGTTCAACAGGACCGTGCTGGAGGACTGTTCTGGGATTTCAGATCGTTTCTATGGTTACAACAGAGGTCAGCCCTGCATCCTCATCAAACTCAACCGGGtaagctcacctgtctgtctctctacctgtctgtcttcaCACTCTGTCTGTCCTCACAGTCATcagctgtctgtctctctaactGTCTGTGTCTCCAGGTAATTGGGATGTTACCAGGGAAGGACGGTCAGTCTCCATACGTCACCTGTGGAGCCAAGGTGAGACTACCTGTCTGTCCgactctacctgtctgtctgaacctgtctgtctgaacctgtctgtctgtctgaaccTGTCTGTGTTCATCTCATGTTCTGTCTCCATCCTCAGAGTTACAAagtggggaaagatgagtgGGTAAGAACAGGAAGATTGTTGAATGTAGAACCTTAAATACAGATCGTGTTCTACTGTTCCTGACTCTGATTCTATCCtgaactgtggtagaactcaGCAAAGACACAGTAGAACATACTACAGAAACAGTAGAACTCAGTATATCAACAATAGAACTCAGTAGAGGAACAGTAGAACGTAGTACGTAAACAGTAGAACATACTACAGAAACAGTAGAGCTCAGAAGCGTTTCCACTGTAGAGCTGCAGTGAGTAGAACACTCAGGTTCCCTCTAGTTAAAGGTTCTCTGCAGGTCATCAGAGGTTATTGATAATCGATCAGAAGGTATTGATCAGTGTGTCTGTGCACAGAGAGAAGACAGCGATAAGATCGGACCTCTGGCGTATTATCCTCCCAACGGAACCTTCAACCTCATGTACTACCCGTACTACGGCAAGAGAGCTCAGGTAACCCAGAACACCAAACTCACCTTTAGAACATCAGCTTCCAGTTCTAAGACGACACGAAAACAACCATCCATGTTTAGGAGAACAACCATCCATGTTTAGGAGAACAACCATCCAGGTTTAGGAGAACAACCATCCAGGTTTAGGAGAACAACCATCCATGTTTAGGAGAACAACCATCCAGGTTTATGAGAACAACCATCCATGTTTAGGAGAACAACCATCCAGGTTTAGGAGAACAACCATCCATGTTTAGGAGAACAACCATCCATGTTTAGGAGAACAACCATCCATGTTTAGGAGAACAACCATCCATGTTTAGGAGAACAACCATCCATGTTTAGGAGAACAACCATCCAGGTTTAGGAGAACAGCCATCCATGTTTAGGAGAACAACCATCCATGTTTAGGAGAACAACCATCCATGTTTAGGAGAACAACCATCCATGTTTAGGAGAACAACCATCCAGGTTTAGGAGAACAACCATCCATGTTTAGGAGAACAACCATCCAGGTTTAGGAGAACAACCATCCAGGTTTAGGAGAACAGCCATCCAGGTTTAGGAGAACAGCCATCCAGATTTAGGAGAACAACCATCCAGGTTTAGGAGAACAACCATCCATGTTTAGGAGAACAACCATCCATGTTTAGGAGAACAACCATCCATGTTTAGGAGAACAACCATCCATGTTCAGGAGAACAACCATCCATGTTTAGGAGAACAGCCATCCATGTTTAGGAGAACAACCATCCAGATTCAGGAGAACAACCATCCATGTTCAGGAGAACAACCATCCATGTTTAGGAGAACAACCATCCAGATTCAGGAGAACAACCATCCATGTTTAGGAGAACAACCATCCATGTTTAGGAGAACAACCATCCAGATTCAGGAGAACAACCATCCATGTTTAGGAGAACAACCATCCATGTTCAGGAGAACAACCATCCATGTTCAGGAGAACAACCATCCAGGTTTAGGAGAACAACCATCCAGGTTTAGGAGAACAGCCATCCATGTTCAGGAGAACAACCATCCATGTTCAGGAGAACAACCATCCATGTTCAGGAGAACAACCATCCATGTTCAGGAGAACAGCCATCCAGGTTTAGGAGAACAACCATACAGATTGTAAAACCACAAAATTCCAGTTGTAGGACTACAAAGTTCCATATTTAGAACTACAAAGTTCCAGTTTTAGGACTACACAGTTCCAATTTTAGGACTAAAATTTCCAGATTTAGAACTACAAAGTTCCACATTTCGGACTACAACATTCCAGTTTTAGGACTACAAAATTCCAGTTTTAGGGCTACAAAGTTCCACATTTAGAACTACAAAATTCCAGATTTAGGACTACAACATTCCAGTTTTAGGACTACAAAATTCCAGATTTAGGACTAAAAAATTCCAGTTTTAGGACAACAAAGTTCCAGATTTAGGACTACACAGTTCCAGTTTTAGGACTACAAAGTTCCAGTTTTAGGACTACAAAGTTCCACATTTAGAACTACAAAGTTCCAGGTTGTAGGACTACAAAGTTCCAGGTTGTAGGACTACAAAGTTCCAGGTTGTAGGACTACAAAGTTCCAGGTTGTAGGACTACAAAGTTCCAGGTTGTCTGACTCC includes these proteins:
- the LOC127532662 gene encoding sodium/potassium-transporting ATPase subunit beta-2-like isoform X7, with the translated sequence MSGSKEDRKGSGEWREFFWNPRTHELLGRTASSWGLILLFYLIFYLFLAGMFALTMYIMLLTLDDYKPTWQDRLATPGMMIRPKGDQLEITFSVSSTESWDGLVTNLNSFLSPYNDSYQVQTNDNCPPDQYFIQEDSGEVRNNPKRSCQFNRTVLEDCSGISDRFYGYNRGQPCILIKLNRVIGMLPGKDGQSPYVTCGAKREDSDKIGPLAYYPPNGTFNLMYYPYYGKRAQVTQNTKLTFRTSASSSKTTRKQPSMFRRTTIHVYENNHPCLGEQPSIFRRTTIQV
- the LOC127532662 gene encoding sodium/potassium-transporting ATPase subunit beta-2-like isoform X10 translates to MSGSKEDRKGSGEWREFFWNPRTHELLGRTASSWGLILLFYLIFYLFLAGMFALTMYIMLLTLDDYKPTWQDRLATPGMMIRPKGDQLEITFSVSSTESWDGLVTNLNSFLSPYNDSYQVQTNDNCPPDQYFIQEDSGEVRNNPKRSCQFNRTVLEDCSGISDRFYGYNRGQPCILIKLNRVIGMLPGKDGQSPYVTCGAKREDSDKIGPLAYYPPNGTFNLMYYPYYGKRAQVTQNTKLTFRTSASSSKTTRKQPSMFRRTTIHVYENNHPCLGEQPSRFRRTTIQV
- the LOC127532662 gene encoding sodium/potassium-transporting ATPase subunit beta-2-like isoform X8, with amino-acid sequence MSGSKEDRKGSGEWREFFWNPRTHELLGRTASSWGLILLFYLIFYLFLAGMFALTMYIMLLTLDDYKPTWQDRLATPGMMIRPKGDQLEITFSVSSTESWDGLVTNLNSFLSPYNDSYQVQTNDNCPPDQYFIQEDSGEVRNNPKRSCQFNRTVLEDCSGISDRFYGYNRGQPCILIKLNRVIGMLPGKDGQSPYVTCGAKREDSDKIGPLAYYPPNGTFNLMYYPYYGKRAQVTQNTKLTFRTSASSSKTTRKQPSMFRRTTIHVYENNHPCLGEQPSMFRRTTIHV
- the LOC127532662 gene encoding sodium/potassium-transporting ATPase subunit beta-2-like isoform X5, producing the protein MSGSKEDRKGSGEWREFFWNPRTHELLGRTASSWGLILLFYLIFYLFLAGMFALTMYIMLLTLDDYKPTWQDRLATPGMMIRPKGDQLEITFSVSSTESWDGLVTNLNSFLSPYNDSYQVQTNDNCPPDQYFIQEDSGEVRNNPKRSCQFNRTVLEDCSGISDRFYGYNRGQPCILIKLNRVIGMLPGKDGQSPYVTCGAKREDSDKIGPLAYYPPNGTFNLMYYPYYGKRAQVTQNTKLTFRTSASSSKTTRKQPSMFRRTTIHVYENNHPCLGEQPSMFRRTTIHV
- the LOC127532662 gene encoding sodium/potassium-transporting ATPase subunit beta-2-like isoform X9, with the translated sequence MSGSKEDRKGSGEWREFFWNPRTHELLGRTASSWGLILLFYLIFYLFLAGMFALTMYIMLLTLDDYKPTWQDRLATPGMMIRPKGDQLEITFSVSSTESWDGLVTNLNSFLSPYNDSYQVQTNDNCPPDQYFIQEDSGEVRNNPKRSCQFNRTVLEDCSGISDRFYGYNRGQPCILIKLNRVIGMLPGKDGQSPYVTCGAKREDSDKIGPLAYYPPNGTFNLMYYPYYGKRAQVTQNTKLTFRTSASSSKTTRKQPSMFRRTTIHVYENNHPCLGEQPSMFRRTTIQI
- the LOC127532662 gene encoding sodium/potassium-transporting ATPase subunit beta-2-like isoform X4 — encoded protein: MSGSKEDRKGSGEWREFFWNPRTHELLGRTASSWGLILLFYLIFYLFLAGMFALTMYIMLLTLDDYKPTWQDRLATPGMMIRPKGDQLEITFSVSSTESWDGLVTNLNSFLSPYNDSYQVQTNDNCPPDQYFIQEDSGEVRNNPKRSCQFNRTVLEDCSGISDRFYGYNRGQPCILIKLNRVIGMLPGKDGQSPYVTCGAKREDSDKIGPLAYYPPNGTFNLMYYPYYGKRAQVTQNTKLTFRTSASSSKTTRKQPSMFRRTTIHVYENNHPCLGEQPSMFRRTTIQV